A portion of the Pseudoxanthomonas sp. JBR18 genome contains these proteins:
- a CDS encoding benzoate/H(+) symporter BenE family transporter encodes MPILSRLLRDASLPAVLAGVIATLISFAGPLVIVFQAASGLPPALLASWVWAIAIGSGVLGVVLSLCYRVPVVVAWSIPGSVLLVGLLPTVAFPVAVGAYLVASAVVLLVGLSGMFDRVVSRLPPPITAAMLAGLLFGFSSKLFVDMAGQLPLVLTMFAAFFIGRRWFPRYAVVAVLVAGVGVAIATGQVHGPMPTLALTRPVWVTPQLDWQAAVSIGIPLVVVALTGQFVPGVALLRNEGYTRPGAGPLVAWSAAGSALLAPFGCHGLNLAAVTAAICTGPESHPNPARRYIAGVAGGVVYLLLGACAGTVLALFATLPRELIATLAGLALFPTIVGALTTAVADARDRDAALVTFIVCASGMSLFGLGAAFWSLLFGMGTHVLLQWRRGRVPAAPVVSTSR; translated from the coding sequence ATGCCGATCCTCTCCCGGCTCTTGCGTGACGCCTCGCTCCCGGCCGTACTGGCCGGGGTGATCGCCACCCTGATCTCCTTCGCCGGGCCGCTGGTGATCGTGTTCCAGGCCGCCTCGGGGCTGCCGCCGGCCCTGCTGGCCTCCTGGGTCTGGGCGATCGCCATCGGCAGTGGCGTGCTGGGCGTGGTGCTGAGCCTGTGCTACCGCGTGCCGGTGGTGGTGGCCTGGTCCATCCCCGGTTCGGTCCTGCTGGTGGGGCTGTTGCCCACCGTCGCGTTTCCCGTGGCGGTGGGCGCCTATCTGGTGGCCAGCGCGGTGGTGCTCCTGGTCGGCCTGTCCGGAATGTTCGACCGGGTCGTGTCGCGACTGCCGCCGCCGATCACCGCCGCCATGCTGGCCGGCCTCCTGTTCGGCTTCAGCAGCAAGCTGTTCGTGGACATGGCCGGCCAGCTGCCGCTGGTGCTGACCATGTTCGCGGCGTTCTTCATCGGGCGCCGGTGGTTTCCCCGCTATGCGGTGGTGGCGGTCCTGGTGGCCGGGGTCGGTGTGGCGATCGCGACCGGCCAGGTGCACGGGCCGATGCCGACGCTCGCATTGACCCGGCCGGTGTGGGTCACCCCGCAGCTGGACTGGCAGGCGGCGGTGAGCATCGGCATCCCGCTGGTCGTGGTGGCGTTGACCGGACAGTTCGTGCCGGGCGTGGCGCTGCTGCGCAACGAGGGCTATACGCGCCCGGGCGCTGGCCCGCTGGTGGCGTGGTCGGCGGCAGGCTCGGCGCTGCTGGCGCCGTTCGGTTGCCATGGACTCAATCTGGCCGCGGTGACCGCGGCGATCTGCACTGGGCCCGAATCCCATCCCAACCCGGCGCGGCGCTACATCGCCGGTGTCGCCGGGGGTGTGGTCTATCTGTTGCTGGGCGCCTGTGCCGGGACGGTGCTGGCGCTGTTCGCGACGCTGCCGAGGGAGCTGATCGCCACCCTGGCGGGCCTGGCGCTGTTTCCCACCATCGTCGGTGCGCTGACCACCGCGGTCGCCGATGCGCGCGATCGCGATGCCGCGCTGGTGACCTTCATCGTCTGTGCGTCGGGCATGTCGCTGTTCGGGCTGGGGGCGGCGTTCTGGAGTCTGTTGTTCGGGATGGGGACCCACGTGCTGCTGCAGTGGCGACGCGGGCGGGTTCCCGCGGCGCCGGTGGTATCGACGTCGCGCTGA
- a CDS encoding DcaP family trimeric outer membrane transporter, with translation MDSLTMAVRRASLACAITIALSAPGVAWGQSASDQAQDARIAQLENEVQALKQMVQQQQGQLVDARQQLQAATVAGNTPLKGPGVQASGALAPSPALAAGTPPRAPIQNTAIVAGGDSHFSFGGFIKLDMMSTWTSDGTITDSTPGRLFYFPAGTPVDAGPSDSYTDFHAQFSRIWFGVDRMTDAGDKLKGYVEFDFFGGGNNNVANEKFSNGYPPTLRHAYVQWNHWLAGQTWTNLMDLGSLPETVDFVGIVDGTLFARQAQIRYSTGNWSFSLENPQTWYQAGSPAQVSSGENTVPDVTARWMTKGDWGHFSVGGIARELRTRDDRATGFGLSVAGSFKVSPSDLFQYTVSGGSGLGRYLAFGLVPDAYLDGNGSLKAQDTYAGFAAWRHNWTGNLRSTLAYSAAYIAVDEAAVGQSATERTQSWRVNLIYSPFPRLDVGAELSWGTRELANDAEGELARLQTTVKYTF, from the coding sequence ATGGATTCATTGACCATGGCCGTGCGGCGCGCATCGCTCGCCTGCGCCATCACGATTGCGTTATCCGCACCTGGCGTGGCCTGGGGCCAGTCGGCAAGCGACCAGGCCCAGGATGCGCGCATCGCGCAGCTGGAGAACGAGGTCCAGGCCCTCAAGCAGATGGTCCAACAGCAGCAGGGGCAGCTGGTCGATGCCCGTCAGCAACTGCAGGCCGCGACAGTCGCCGGCAACACGCCGCTGAAGGGACCTGGCGTGCAGGCCAGTGGCGCGCTCGCGCCCTCGCCGGCGCTGGCCGCAGGCACGCCGCCACGCGCGCCCATCCAGAACACCGCCATCGTGGCCGGTGGCGACAGCCACTTCAGCTTCGGCGGTTTCATCAAGCTGGACATGATGTCCACCTGGACCAGCGACGGCACCATCACCGACAGCACGCCCGGCCGCCTGTTCTATTTTCCGGCCGGGACGCCGGTCGATGCCGGCCCCAGCGACAGCTATACCGACTTCCACGCGCAGTTCTCGCGCATCTGGTTCGGCGTGGACCGGATGACCGACGCCGGCGACAAGCTCAAGGGCTATGTCGAGTTCGACTTCTTCGGCGGCGGCAACAACAACGTGGCCAACGAGAAGTTCTCCAATGGCTATCCGCCTACGCTGCGCCATGCCTACGTGCAGTGGAACCACTGGCTGGCCGGCCAGACCTGGACCAACCTGATGGATCTGGGCTCGTTGCCGGAAACGGTCGATTTCGTGGGCATTGTCGACGGCACGCTGTTCGCGCGCCAAGCGCAGATCCGCTACAGCACCGGCAACTGGTCCTTCTCGCTGGAGAACCCGCAGACCTGGTATCAGGCCGGCAGCCCGGCCCAGGTCAGCAGTGGCGAGAACACCGTGCCGGATGTGACCGCGCGTTGGATGACCAAGGGAGATTGGGGCCACTTCAGCGTGGGCGGCATCGCGCGCGAGTTGCGCACCCGCGACGACCGGGCGACCGGCTTCGGCCTGAGCGTGGCTGGCTCGTTCAAGGTCAGCCCCAGCGACCTGTTCCAGTACACGGTCAGCGGTGGTTCCGGGCTGGGGCGCTATCTGGCCTTCGGCCTGGTGCCCGATGCCTATCTGGATGGCAACGGCTCACTGAAGGCGCAGGACACCTACGCCGGCTTTGCGGCGTGGCGTCACAACTGGACCGGCAACCTGCGCAGCACGCTGGCCTACTCGGCGGCCTACATCGCGGTGGACGAGGCCGCCGTGGGCCAGTCGGCGACCGAGCGCACCCAGTCCTGGCGCGTGAACCTGATCTACTCGCCGTTCCCGCGGTTGGACGTGGGCGCCGAGCTGAGTTGGGGCACGCGCGAACTGGCCAACGATGCCGAGGGCGAGCTGGCGCGTTTGCAGACCACGGTCAAGTACACCTTCTAG
- a CDS encoding YajQ family cyclic di-GMP-binding protein codes for MPSFDVVSEVNSHELTNAVDQANRELSNRFDFKGVDAKFVLEDSVINQSAPSDFQLKQMEDILRARLIARGIDARCLEFGEVETNLAGARQKITVKQGIEQKLAKQIAAKIKESKIKVDTQINGDKLRVNGKKRDDLQTAIALLKQSEFEQPLQFDNFRD; via the coding sequence ATGCCCTCTTTCGACGTGGTTTCCGAGGTCAACAGCCACGAGCTCACCAACGCGGTGGATCAGGCCAATCGCGAGCTGTCCAACCGTTTCGACTTCAAGGGCGTGGACGCCAAATTCGTGCTGGAGGACAGCGTGATCAACCAGTCCGCGCCCAGCGATTTCCAGCTCAAGCAGATGGAAGACATCCTGCGCGCGCGCTTGATCGCGCGCGGCATCGATGCGCGCTGCCTGGAGTTCGGCGAGGTGGAGACCAACCTGGCCGGCGCGCGCCAGAAGATCACCGTCAAGCAAGGCATCGAGCAGAAGCTGGCCAAGCAGATCGCCGCCAAGATCAAGGAATCCAAGATCAAGGTCGACACCCAGATCAACGGCGACAAGCTGCGCGTCAACGGCAAGAAGCGCGACGACCTGCAGACCGCCATCGCCCTGCTCAAGCAGTCCGAGTTCGAACAGCCGCTGCAGTTCGACAACTTCCGCGACTGA
- a CDS encoding DMT family transporter, protein MDSHAPPWRAAGLMLCAVALFAVMDVGLKLLAARHAPLQVAALRGASSLPLVLAWALVTVGPRALLRVRWPLHLLRGVLSIGMMAGFVYGVARMPLSTAYALTFAAPLLVTALAGPVLNEHVGPRRWTAIVLGLLGVLVVLRPTGAGLWTAAGAAVLGAAACYAASILTTRAMAPRESSQAMVVWLVAMMAVFAGVLAWADWTRLVRADLWPVIAIGISGALAQMALTEAFRHGEASRIAPLEYSALIWGVLADLLLWRQLPDAVTWLGVGIIVTSGLYLLRRERRVAADGQVHP, encoded by the coding sequence ATGGACTCCCACGCTCCGCCATGGCGCGCCGCGGGGCTGATGCTCTGCGCCGTGGCGTTGTTCGCGGTGATGGACGTGGGCCTGAAGCTGCTCGCCGCCCGCCATGCCCCGCTGCAGGTCGCCGCGCTGCGTGGAGCATCCTCGCTGCCCTTGGTGCTGGCCTGGGCGCTGGTCACGGTGGGACCGCGCGCGCTGCTGCGGGTGCGCTGGCCGCTGCACCTGCTGCGGGGCGTGCTGAGCATCGGGATGATGGCCGGCTTCGTCTATGGCGTGGCGCGCATGCCGCTGTCCACCGCCTACGCGCTGACCTTCGCGGCCCCCTTGCTGGTCACCGCGCTGGCCGGCCCGGTTCTGAACGAGCACGTGGGACCGCGGCGCTGGACCGCCATTGTCCTGGGGCTGCTGGGCGTACTGGTGGTGCTGCGGCCGACCGGTGCGGGCCTGTGGACGGCGGCTGGCGCGGCGGTGCTGGGCGCGGCGGCGTGCTATGCGGCCAGTATCCTCACCACCCGCGCGATGGCCCCGCGCGAAAGCAGCCAGGCGATGGTGGTCTGGCTGGTGGCGATGATGGCGGTGTTCGCAGGCGTGCTGGCGTGGGCGGACTGGACGCGGCTGGTACGCGCGGACCTGTGGCCGGTGATCGCCATCGGCATTTCCGGTGCACTGGCGCAGATGGCGCTGACCGAGGCCTTCCGCCATGGCGAGGCGTCGCGCATCGCGCCGCTGGAGTATTCGGCCCTGATTTGGGGCGTGCTGGCCGACCTGCTGCTGTGGCGGCAGCTGCCCGACGCGGTGACCTGGCTAGGCGTGGGCATCATCGTGACCAGTGGCCTGTACCTGCTGCGGCGAGAGCGTCGTGTCGCCGCGGACGGGCAGGTGCACCCGTGA
- a CDS encoding DUF1453 domain-containing protein, whose product MPLLIVAVVVLVVLLAWVLLLPLWLYLRFRQGKARRRLLPWLVRLNAWFALASTVLYLMGMAVTGHWWPGALTYAAIGLGAGLCTGGLGIVLGRVEHTSQGSFHTPSPWLAAVLVLLVLVRLAAGVVDAWRRIGDQQALPWLPAFDHTTLFALGGLLLGHGLATAWGLRWRLPRGRRGGAR is encoded by the coding sequence GTGCCGTTGCTGATCGTGGCCGTGGTGGTGTTGGTGGTCCTGCTGGCCTGGGTCCTGCTGCTGCCGCTGTGGCTGTACCTGCGGTTCCGCCAGGGCAAGGCCAGGCGCCGCCTGCTGCCCTGGCTGGTGCGGCTCAATGCCTGGTTCGCCCTTGCGTCGACCGTCCTCTACCTGATGGGCATGGCGGTCACCGGGCACTGGTGGCCGGGCGCGCTGACCTATGCGGCGATCGGCCTGGGTGCTGGCCTGTGTACAGGCGGGCTGGGGATTGTCCTGGGCCGCGTGGAGCATACGTCCCAGGGCAGCTTCCACACGCCCAGCCCGTGGCTCGCCGCGGTCCTGGTGCTGCTGGTGCTGGTCCGCCTTGCGGCCGGCGTGGTCGACGCCTGGCGTCGCATCGGCGATCAACAGGCGTTGCCGTGGCTGCCTGCGTTCGACCACACCACGCTGTTCGCGCTGGGTGGCTTGCTGCTGGGACACGGGCTGGCCACGGCCTGGGGCTTGCGCTGGCGATTGCCGCGCGGTCGGCGCGGTGGCGCGCGCTAG
- a CDS encoding OmpW family outer membrane protein: MNSIRLIGLALVPLLDAPPVFAQDMVGAATDDGTPHGVATNSTTGGDAAAAYKKWAVVGSATMMKPSSRPLDGSSLDVDGDTAPTISASYYATPNIAVELWGAADKFKHDVGDNNGKIGSVSQLPVAISGQYHFGTSDQVFRPFVGVGYYQSNFSNEKLGSVPGQHVAVNDAKGAIGTVGVDMNINPNWFARVDARYMDSSPEVTVNGHGTGQDLDLNPWTVGVGIGARF, translated from the coding sequence ATGAATTCGATTCGCCTCATTGGCCTGGCCCTGGTGCCGCTGCTCGACGCTCCCCCGGTTTTCGCGCAGGACATGGTCGGTGCCGCCACCGACGACGGCACGCCCCATGGCGTGGCCACCAACAGCACCACCGGCGGTGATGCCGCGGCCGCCTACAAGAAGTGGGCCGTGGTCGGCAGCGCCACCATGATGAAGCCTTCCTCGCGCCCGCTGGATGGCTCCAGTCTGGACGTGGACGGCGACACCGCGCCGACCATCTCGGCCAGCTACTACGCGACTCCCAACATCGCCGTGGAGCTCTGGGGCGCGGCCGACAAGTTCAAGCATGACGTCGGCGACAACAACGGCAAGATCGGCAGCGTGTCGCAGCTGCCGGTGGCCATCAGTGGCCAGTACCACTTCGGCACTTCGGACCAGGTGTTCCGTCCGTTCGTCGGCGTGGGCTACTACCAGTCCAACTTCAGCAACGAGAAGCTGGGCAGCGTCCCGGGTCAGCACGTGGCCGTCAATGACGCCAAGGGTGCGATCGGTACGGTCGGTGTCGACATGAATATCAACCCGAACTGGTTCGCCCGCGTCGACGCGCGCTACATGGACAGCTCGCCGGAGGTGACCGTCAACGGTCATGGTACCGGTCAGGATCTGGACCTGAATCCGTGGACCGTGGGCGTGGGTATCGGTGCGCGCTTCTAA
- the otsA gene encoding alpha,alpha-trehalose-phosphate synthase (UDP-forming), which produces MSRLVVVSNRVALPGEPQTGGLATGLRAALAERGGLWFGWSGKVSREASGTLHEHRDGNTTYVTMDLSRPDHDAYYLGFSNGALWPLLHFRLDLVNYDRGTREGYRRVNALFADRLAPMLKDDDIVWIHDYHLIPLAALLRERGIGCRIGFFLHTPMPSADLVSAMPDHQRFFSTLYAYDLVGFHTRRDMERFQAYVRLYGGGRVIADGELEAPGGRRFRTGSFPISIDTALIAQQARIAATKPAVRDLRGSLRGRLLAIGVDRLDYSKGLPERFHAFERYLERHRDQRGSLTFLQVAPVSRGEVPEYQILRSQLEQIAGHVNGAYAEADWTPIRYVNQNYSHTQLAGFYRTARLGLVTPLRDGMNLVAKEYVAAQDPEDPGVLILSILAGAADEMSEALIVNPHDLDGVADAIATGADMPKAKRIERWRAMMDHLERHDINAWRQSYLQALEAA; this is translated from the coding sequence GTGAGTCGACTGGTCGTGGTCTCCAACCGGGTCGCACTCCCGGGGGAACCACAGACCGGCGGCTTGGCCACTGGCCTGCGCGCGGCGCTGGCCGAACGCGGCGGTCTGTGGTTCGGCTGGAGCGGCAAGGTCAGCCGCGAAGCCAGCGGCACGCTGCACGAACACCGCGATGGCAACACCACCTACGTGACCATGGACCTGTCGCGCCCGGACCACGATGCCTATTACCTGGGCTTCTCCAACGGCGCGCTGTGGCCCTTGCTGCATTTCCGCCTGGACCTGGTGAACTACGACCGCGGCACCCGCGAGGGCTACCGACGGGTCAACGCGCTGTTTGCCGACCGGCTGGCGCCGATGCTCAAGGACGATGACATCGTCTGGATCCACGACTACCACCTGATCCCGCTGGCGGCCCTGCTGCGCGAGCGCGGCATCGGCTGCCGGATCGGCTTCTTCCTGCACACCCCGATGCCCTCGGCCGACCTGGTCTCGGCCATGCCAGACCATCAGCGCTTCTTCAGCACGCTGTATGCGTATGACCTGGTGGGCTTCCACACCCGGCGCGACATGGAGCGCTTCCAGGCCTACGTCCGTCTTTACGGTGGCGGCCGGGTGATCGCCGATGGCGAGCTGGAAGCCCCCGGCGGGCGCCGGTTCCGCACCGGGTCGTTCCCGATCAGCATCGACACCGCTCTGATCGCACAGCAGGCCCGCATTGCAGCCACCAAGCCCGCTGTGCGCGACCTGCGTGGCAGCCTGCGTGGGCGGCTGCTGGCCATCGGCGTGGACCGGCTGGACTATTCCAAGGGCCTGCCCGAGCGCTTCCATGCCTTCGAGCGCTACCTGGAGCGGCACCGCGATCAGCGCGGCAGCCTCACCTTCCTGCAGGTCGCGCCGGTCTCGCGTGGCGAGGTGCCCGAGTACCAGATCCTGCGCAGCCAGCTCGAGCAGATCGCCGGCCACGTCAACGGCGCCTATGCCGAGGCCGACTGGACCCCGATCCGCTACGTCAACCAGAACTACAGCCACACCCAGCTGGCCGGCTTCTACCGCACCGCGCGGCTCGGCCTGGTCACGCCCCTGCGCGATGGCATGAACCTGGTCGCCAAGGAGTACGTCGCCGCGCAGGATCCCGAGGATCCGGGCGTGCTCATCCTGTCCATCCTGGCCGGTGCCGCCGACGAGATGAGCGAAGCACTGATCGTCAATCCGCACGACCTGGACGGCGTTGCCGACGCCATCGCCACGGGCGCCGACATGCCCAAGGCCAAGCGCATCGAACGCTGGCGCGCGATGATGGACCACCTGGAGCGCCACGACATCAATGCCTGGCGGCAGTCCTACCTGCAGGCGCTGGAAGCGGCCTGA
- a CDS encoding glycoside hydrolase family 15 protein: MSHPTLDMGVIGNGSFGALIDKQARVVWSCMPAFDGDPAFCSLLSPVQQEGGDFAVELEDFASSEQHYLTNTAILRTVLRDTHGNALEIIDFAPRWRENQRFYRPVSIIRQVRPISGTPRITIRARPLADWGARKPETTWGSNHIRWLLPEFTLRLTTDVPVRFLREETPFILSHPVHLVLGVDESLRRSLAGYVREAEENTRHYWTEWVRYLSIPLDWQDAVIRSAITLKLCQYEDSGGIIAAMTTSIPEAADTPRNWDYRYCWLRDAAFVVRALNRLGATRTMEQFLSYIFNIATHDGTLQPMYGINFEVELHEHDVPSLAGYRGMGPVRRGNLAWIQKQHDVYGSVVLASTQLFFDQRLADPGDVHAFERLEALGERAAALYEIPDAGLWEFRGRAEVHTYTAAMCWAACDRLAKIAQRMQRDDRATYWRERADTIRATTLEQAWREEQGWFSASFQSDYLDASLLLLADIGFVAADDPRFVSTVEAIGQTLKKGDALFRYVAPDDFGEPETSFTICTFWYIDALAAIGRKDEARAMFERILARRNHLGLLSEDLAFEDGEAWGNFPQTYSHVGLIIAAMRLSRSWQEAS, translated from the coding sequence ATGAGCCACCCCACCCTGGACATGGGCGTCATCGGCAACGGCAGTTTCGGCGCCCTCATCGACAAGCAGGCACGGGTGGTCTGGAGTTGCATGCCCGCCTTCGACGGCGATCCGGCCTTCTGCAGCCTGCTCTCGCCGGTCCAACAGGAGGGGGGCGACTTCGCGGTGGAACTGGAGGACTTCGCCTCCAGCGAGCAGCACTACCTCACCAATACCGCAATCCTGCGCACCGTCCTGCGCGACACCCACGGCAATGCGCTGGAGATCATCGACTTCGCTCCGCGCTGGCGCGAGAACCAGCGCTTCTACCGACCGGTCAGCATCATTCGCCAGGTGCGTCCGATCAGCGGCACGCCACGCATCACCATCCGCGCCCGTCCGCTGGCCGATTGGGGCGCGCGCAAGCCGGAGACCACCTGGGGCAGCAACCACATCCGCTGGCTGCTGCCCGAGTTCACCCTGCGCCTGACCACCGACGTCCCGGTGCGCTTCTTGCGCGAGGAGACGCCCTTCATCCTCAGCCACCCGGTGCATCTGGTGCTGGGCGTGGACGAATCCCTGCGCCGCTCGCTGGCAGGGTACGTACGCGAGGCCGAGGAGAACACCCGCCATTACTGGACCGAATGGGTGCGCTACCTGTCGATCCCGCTGGACTGGCAGGACGCGGTGATCCGCAGCGCGATCACCCTCAAGCTGTGCCAGTACGAGGACAGCGGCGGCATCATCGCGGCGATGACCACCTCCATCCCGGAGGCCGCCGATACGCCGCGCAACTGGGACTACCGCTATTGCTGGCTGCGTGACGCGGCCTTCGTGGTGCGCGCGCTCAACCGCCTGGGCGCGACCCGGACGATGGAGCAGTTCCTGTCCTACATCTTCAACATCGCCACCCACGACGGCACCTTGCAGCCGATGTACGGCATCAACTTCGAGGTCGAGCTGCACGAGCACGATGTGCCCAGCCTGGCCGGCTACCGCGGCATGGGGCCGGTGCGACGCGGCAACCTGGCCTGGATCCAGAAGCAACACGACGTGTACGGCTCGGTGGTGCTGGCTTCCACGCAGCTGTTCTTCGACCAGCGCCTGGCCGACCCGGGCGACGTGCATGCCTTCGAGCGGCTCGAAGCGCTGGGCGAGCGCGCCGCGGCGCTATACGAGATCCCCGACGCCGGCCTGTGGGAGTTCCGCGGTCGCGCCGAGGTCCACACCTATACCGCGGCCATGTGCTGGGCCGCCTGCGACCGCCTCGCCAAGATCGCCCAGCGCATGCAGCGCGACGACCGCGCCACCTACTGGCGCGAGCGCGCCGACACCATCCGCGCCACCACCCTGGAACAGGCCTGGCGCGAGGAGCAGGGCTGGTTCAGCGCTTCGTTCCAGAGCGATTACCTGGATGCCTCGCTGCTGCTGCTGGCCGATATCGGCTTCGTCGCGGCCGACGATCCGCGCTTCGTCTCCACCGTCGAGGCCATCGGTCAGACCCTGAAGAAGGGCGACGCGCTGTTCCGTTACGTGGCCCCGGACGACTTCGGCGAACCGGAGACCAGCTTCACCATCTGCACCTTCTGGTACATCGACGCGCTGGCCGCGATCGGCCGCAAGGACGAGGCGCGGGCGATGTTCGAGCGCATCCTGGCGCGGCGCAATCACCTGGGCCTGCTGTCCGAGGACCTGGCCTTCGAGGACGGCGAGGCCTGGGGCAACTTCCCGCAGACCTATTCGCACGTGGGGCTGATCATCGCCGCCATGCGCCTGTCGCGCTCCTGGCAGGAGGCCTCGTGA
- the otsB gene encoding trehalose-phosphatase produces the protein MPASPNRFPAPPHLSGDHALFLDVDGTLLEFQDDPSAVALPEGGLDTVLRLSERLGGALALISGRPLSELDAVFTPHALPAAGMHGQELRGAPDSARAVPVQALEALRREATILSHRYPGVRVENKHSNIALHWRAAPAAADALQALAARHLPDLPGYRLQPGNQVIELVPDDVDKGRAMRRLLEASPFAGRRPVFVGDDLTDEYGFAAANALGGWSVLVGRRANSHAMYALPDVSAVHAWLRSHL, from the coding sequence ATGCCCGCTTCCCCCAACCGCTTTCCAGCCCCGCCACACCTCTCGGGCGACCACGCCCTGTTCCTGGACGTGGACGGCACATTGCTTGAGTTCCAGGACGACCCCAGCGCAGTCGCGCTCCCGGAAGGGGGGCTGGACACGGTGCTGCGCCTGTCCGAGCGCCTCGGCGGCGCGCTGGCCCTGATCAGCGGCCGCCCCCTGAGCGAACTGGATGCGGTCTTCACACCCCACGCCCTGCCGGCAGCCGGGATGCATGGTCAGGAACTGCGCGGCGCCCCCGACTCGGCGCGCGCGGTGCCGGTCCAGGCCCTGGAGGCGCTGCGCCGTGAGGCGACGATCCTCTCCCACCGCTATCCCGGGGTGCGGGTGGAGAACAAGCACAGCAACATCGCCCTGCACTGGCGCGCCGCGCCGGCCGCCGCCGATGCCCTGCAAGCGCTGGCCGCCCGCCACCTGCCCGATCTGCCGGGCTACCGCCTGCAGCCGGGCAACCAAGTGATAGAACTGGTGCCGGACGATGTGGACAAAGGCCGCGCCATGCGTAGGCTGCTGGAAGCATCCCCCTTCGCCGGCCGCAGGCCGGTGTTCGTGGGCGATGACCTGACCGACGAGTACGGCTTTGCGGCGGCCAATGCACTGGGCGGCTGGAGCGTGCTGGTCGGCCGGCGCGCCAACAGCCATGCGATGTACGCCCTGCCCGACGTCTCGGCGGTCCACGCCTGGCTGCGGTCCCACCTCTAG
- a CDS encoding dihydrolipoyllysine-residue acetyltransferase yields the protein MAQAQEARVPDIGDYSDVPVIEVLVSVGDTVQKDQGLITLESDKATLEVPAAFGGVVKELKVKVGDTLSEGAVVAMIEPQDDSAPAPKAEDKPAPAKASAAPPAKAAEPDSPAEPVQTGSPDKLTQREIAQSQSRVASGATAGQDAPPSPPTSTPPVAFDADRVMPDKVPHASPVVRVFARELGVDLSKVSGSARKGRITKEDVQGYVKQALAGGGASAAAPAAAAAGGGNGLNLLAWPKVDFSKFGQTEVQPLSRIQKISGANLARNWAMIPHVTQFDSADITDLEDLRVQLNKEAEKSKSGVKLTMLAFLIKASAALLKKYPTFNASLDAAGENLTLKKYFHIGFAADTPNGLVVPVIRDVDSKGVNDIAAETGALAKKARDGKLGPAEMTGGCFSISSLGGIGGTAFTPIVNAPEVAILGVSKSAIQPVWDGKAFQPRLMLPLSLSYDHRVIDGALAARFTADLARVLGDMRRVLL from the coding sequence ATGGCTCAAGCCCAGGAAGCACGCGTCCCCGACATCGGTGACTACAGCGACGTGCCTGTGATCGAGGTGCTGGTCTCCGTCGGGGACACGGTACAGAAGGACCAGGGGCTGATCACCCTGGAGTCGGACAAGGCCACCCTGGAAGTGCCCGCGGCCTTCGGCGGCGTGGTCAAGGAATTGAAGGTCAAGGTCGGCGACACCCTCTCCGAGGGCGCGGTCGTGGCCATGATCGAGCCGCAGGACGACTCGGCCCCGGCGCCCAAGGCCGAGGACAAGCCGGCCCCGGCCAAGGCGTCTGCCGCCCCGCCGGCCAAGGCGGCCGAGCCGGACAGCCCGGCCGAGCCGGTCCAGACCGGTTCCCCCGACAAACTGACCCAGCGCGAGATCGCCCAGTCGCAGTCGCGCGTGGCCTCCGGCGCCACCGCCGGCCAGGATGCGCCGCCGTCCCCGCCGACCAGCACCCCGCCGGTGGCCTTCGATGCCGACCGGGTAATGCCCGACAAGGTCCCGCATGCCAGCCCGGTGGTGCGCGTGTTCGCCCGCGAGCTGGGCGTGGACCTGTCCAAGGTGTCCGGCAGCGCCCGCAAGGGCCGCATCACCAAGGAAGACGTGCAGGGCTACGTCAAGCAGGCCCTGGCCGGTGGCGGTGCCAGCGCAGCCGCGCCTGCCGCCGCGGCCGCCGGCGGTGGCAATGGCCTGAACCTGCTCGCCTGGCCCAAGGTGGACTTCTCCAAGTTCGGCCAGACCGAGGTCCAGCCGCTCTCGCGCATCCAGAAGATCTCTGGCGCCAACCTGGCGCGCAACTGGGCGATGATCCCGCACGTCACCCAGTTCGACTCGGCCGACATCACCGATCTGGAAGACCTGCGCGTGCAGCTCAACAAGGAGGCCGAGAAGTCCAAGTCCGGCGTCAAGCTGACCATGCTGGCCTTCCTGATCAAGGCCAGCGCCGCGCTGCTGAAGAAGTACCCGACCTTCAACGCCTCGCTGGATGCGGCCGGGGAGAACCTGACGCTGAAGAAGTACTTCCACATCGGCTTTGCCGCCGATACGCCCAACGGGCTGGTCGTGCCGGTGATCCGCGACGTGGACAGCAAGGGTGTCAACGACATCGCCGCAGAGACCGGCGCGCTGGCCAAGAAGGCGCGCGACGGCAAGCTCGGCCCGGCCGAGATGACCGGCGGCTGTTTCTCCATCTCCTCGCTGGGCGGCATCGGCGGCACCGCGTTCACGCCGATCGTCAACGCGCCGGAGGTGGCGATCCTGGGCGTGTCCAAGTCGGCCATCCAGCCGGTGTGGGACGGCAAGGCGTTCCAGCCGCGCCTGATGCTGCCGCTGTCGCTGAGCTACGACCACCGCGTAATCGACGGGGCGCTGGCCGCGCGCTTCACTGCCGACCTGGCCCGCGTGCTGGGCGACATGCGCCGGGTCCTGCTGTGA